In Prescottella soli, a genomic segment contains:
- a CDS encoding M20 family metallopeptidase codes for MNEGIEKWLAENAMELSRWRRHFHANPELARHEFSTTAFVASHLSAAGMSPLLLPGGTGVVCDIGPGGMRIGLRGDMDALPMQEATGVPYASTVPGVAHACGHDAHTAILLGAALALNSLPQLPIGVRFIFQPAEEVMPGGAIDVVSAGGMQGVSRIFALHCDPRLEAGRVGVRVGAITSAADTVELVLDSPGGHTSRPHLTTDLVYAIGTVITGLPGMLSRRIDPRSGTVMVWGAVSAGQAPNAIPRSGILTGTVRTGDHDTWALLEPTVREIVHGLLAPTGVRYELNYRRGVPPVVNDEVSARMLEDAVRAIGPDALADTPQSGGGEDFSWYLEEAPGAMARLGVWSGHGPQLDIHQPTFDLDERALTTGVRVLTNLVLQS; via the coding sequence GTGAACGAGGGCATCGAGAAGTGGCTCGCCGAGAACGCGATGGAGCTGTCGCGGTGGCGTCGACACTTCCACGCGAATCCGGAACTGGCCCGGCACGAATTCTCGACTACGGCGTTCGTCGCCAGTCACCTGTCGGCGGCCGGCATGTCGCCGCTGCTGTTGCCGGGCGGGACGGGCGTCGTGTGCGACATCGGTCCCGGTGGCATGCGGATCGGTCTGCGCGGCGACATGGACGCGCTGCCGATGCAGGAGGCGACCGGCGTGCCCTACGCGTCGACGGTGCCCGGTGTCGCGCACGCGTGCGGCCACGACGCCCACACCGCGATCCTTCTCGGCGCCGCTCTCGCATTGAACTCGTTGCCGCAGTTGCCGATCGGTGTGCGATTCATCTTCCAGCCCGCCGAGGAGGTGATGCCGGGCGGTGCCATCGACGTCGTCTCCGCGGGTGGGATGCAGGGGGTGTCGCGAATCTTCGCGCTGCACTGCGACCCGCGCCTCGAGGCGGGACGGGTCGGGGTGCGGGTGGGGGCGATCACGTCGGCCGCGGACACCGTCGAGCTCGTGCTCGACTCGCCGGGCGGGCACACGTCCAGGCCGCACCTGACGACCGATCTGGTGTACGCGATCGGAACCGTCATCACCGGGCTGCCCGGAATGCTCAGCCGCCGCATCGACCCGCGCAGCGGCACGGTGATGGTGTGGGGCGCGGTGAGCGCGGGGCAAGCGCCCAACGCGATCCCGCGCAGCGGCATCCTCACCGGTACCGTCCGCACCGGCGACCACGACACCTGGGCGCTGCTCGAGCCGACCGTCCGCGAGATCGTGCACGGACTGCTCGCGCCGACGGGCGTGCGCTACGAACTCAACTACCGCCGCGGTGTGCCGCCCGTCGTCAACGACGAGGTGTCCGCGCGGATGCTCGAGGACGCGGTCCGGGCGATCGGTCCGGACGCGCTCGCGGACACCCCGCAGTCCGGCGGTGGCGAGGACTTCTCGTGGTACCTCGAGGAGGCGCCGGGCGCGATGGCGCGGCTGGGCGTGTGGTCCGGGCACGGACCGCAGCTGGACATCCACCAGCCGACGTTCGACCTGGACGAGCGGGCCCTCACGACGGGTGTCCGGGTGCTGACCAATCTGGTGTTGCAGTCCTGA
- a CDS encoding gamma-glutamylcyclotransferase, whose amino-acid sequence MPIYAAYGSNMHPEQMLERCPHSPMAGTGWLPGWRLTFSGDDIGWEGALATVVEDQDDPDAKVFVVLYDVPAEDEARLDRWEGSELGLHRKIRLRVDTADGGPVLAWLYVLDAYEGGLPSARYLGVIAEAAEIAGAPADYVRNLRTRNSRNVGPGTP is encoded by the coding sequence GTGCCGATCTACGCCGCGTACGGGTCCAACATGCACCCGGAACAGATGCTCGAACGCTGCCCGCACTCGCCGATGGCGGGCACCGGCTGGCTCCCCGGCTGGCGGCTGACGTTCAGCGGCGACGACATCGGCTGGGAGGGCGCTCTGGCGACCGTCGTCGAGGATCAGGACGATCCGGACGCCAAGGTGTTCGTGGTGCTCTACGACGTCCCAGCCGAGGACGAGGCGCGCCTGGACCGCTGGGAAGGCTCCGAGCTGGGCTTGCACCGCAAGATCCGGCTACGCGTCGACACCGCCGACGGCGGCCCGGTCCTGGCCTGGCTGTACGTGCTCGACGCGTACGAGGGTGGACTGCCGTCCGCCCGCTACCTCGGGGTGATCGCCGAGGCCGCCGAGATCGCGGGTGCCCCCGCCGACTACGTCCGCAACCTGCGCACCCGCAACAGCCGCAACGTGGGGCCGGGCACGCCGTAA
- a CDS encoding NAD(P)H-quinone dehydrogenase, whose protein sequence is MTRIVIIGGGPAGYEAALVAAQHGASVSLVDSDGVGGACVLFDCVPSKTFIASTGIRTDMRRATDLGISLDPSSATISLPQINSRVKNLAQAQSSDIRARLQSVGVQLLSGTAELIDSQLGMASHQVRATLTTGEEKILEADVVLIATGASPRVLPGAVPDGERILTWRHLYDLEELPSHLVVVGSGVTGAEFVSAYTEMGVKVTLVSSRDRMMPHEDADAALVLEDVLTERGVTLVKHARADAVEHTEDGGVVVKLSDGRTVHGSHALMAVGSTPNTEGLGLEKVGIELDKGGYLRVDRVSRTAVAGIYAAGDCTGLLPLASVAAMQGRIAMYHALGEGVSPIKLKTVASAVFTRPEIANVGVSQAAIDNGEVPARTVMLPLNTNPRAKMSGLRRGFVKIFCRPATGVVIGGVVVAATASELILPIAIAVQNNLTVNDLAQTFSVYPSLSGSITEASRQLMRHDDLD, encoded by the coding sequence ATGACCCGGATCGTGATCATCGGTGGTGGACCCGCTGGATACGAAGCGGCCCTGGTCGCTGCCCAGCACGGGGCGTCGGTGTCACTGGTCGACTCGGACGGCGTCGGCGGTGCCTGTGTGCTGTTCGACTGCGTCCCGTCGAAGACTTTCATCGCGTCCACCGGTATCCGCACCGACATGCGCCGCGCCACCGATCTGGGCATCTCACTGGATCCGTCGAGTGCCACCATCTCGCTCCCGCAGATCAACTCTCGCGTCAAGAACCTTGCGCAGGCCCAGTCCTCCGACATCCGTGCCCGCCTGCAGAGCGTCGGCGTGCAGTTGCTGTCCGGAACCGCCGAGCTGATCGACTCCCAGCTCGGCATGGCGTCGCACCAGGTGCGTGCCACGTTGACGACGGGCGAGGAGAAGATCCTCGAGGCCGACGTCGTCCTCATCGCCACCGGCGCCAGCCCGCGGGTGCTCCCGGGGGCCGTACCGGACGGCGAGCGCATCCTGACGTGGCGCCACCTGTACGACCTCGAGGAACTGCCGTCGCACCTCGTGGTGGTGGGCTCGGGTGTGACGGGCGCCGAATTCGTGTCCGCGTACACCGAGATGGGCGTCAAGGTGACGCTGGTGTCCAGTCGTGACCGGATGATGCCGCACGAGGACGCCGACGCCGCTCTCGTGCTCGAGGACGTGCTCACCGAGCGTGGCGTGACGCTGGTCAAGCATGCGCGCGCCGACGCCGTCGAGCACACCGAGGACGGCGGTGTCGTCGTCAAGCTGTCGGACGGGCGCACCGTGCACGGCAGCCACGCGCTCATGGCGGTCGGCTCCACGCCCAACACCGAGGGGCTCGGCCTCGAGAAGGTCGGTATCGAGCTCGACAAGGGCGGCTACCTCCGAGTCGACCGGGTGTCGCGGACCGCGGTCGCGGGCATCTACGCCGCCGGCGACTGCACCGGCCTGCTGCCGCTGGCCTCGGTGGCCGCGATGCAGGGCCGGATCGCGATGTACCACGCGCTCGGCGAGGGCGTCAGCCCGATCAAGCTCAAGACGGTCGCGTCGGCGGTGTTCACGCGCCCGGAGATCGCCAACGTCGGTGTGAGCCAGGCCGCGATCGACAACGGCGAGGTGCCGGCCCGCACGGTCATGCTGCCGCTCAACACCAACCCGCGCGCCAAGATGTCGGGGCTGCGTCGCGGCTTCGTGAAGATCTTCTGCCGTCCCGCAACCGGTGTGGTCATCGGCGGTGTCGTGGTCGCGGCCACCGCGTCGGAGCTGATCCTGCCGATCGCGATCGCGGTGCAGAACAACCTCACCGTGAACGACCTGGCGCAGACCTTCTCGGTGTACCCGTCGCTGTCGGGCTCGATCACCGAGGCGTCGCGTCAGCTGATGCGCCACGACGACCTCGACTGA
- a CDS encoding PLP-dependent aminotransferase family protein produces MSLDSSSLDSSLQLSSRMAGLRSSAIRDLLTLTARPEVISLAGGLPATELVPRERITQAAQRALADPRSVQYGETSGWAPLREVVAARESEKVGRRIDPAEVVVTHGSQQALSLLAQVLLDPGDTVVVEEPGYTGALQVFRTAQATLVPVALDADGMDTEALERSLREGLRPKVVHTVSNFHNPRGVVLSASRRAHLAALADRYGFWIIEDDPYGELWFDAPAPAPVAAHSDRVLRLSSGSKTLAPALRIGWLHGDRRVCEAVELLKQGADLCGSSLTQQIATELLDDSPWLAAHLTTVRGAYAARAGALVDALETAFGDRISHANVHGGMFCWIEFTDGIDATALLETAVRHDVAYVPGGAFGVASTHPHAARLCFATYDGAVLAEGVDRLRAAYDVFTRRAGSGAARP; encoded by the coding sequence ATGTCACTTGATTCGTCGTCGCTCGATTCGTCCCTCCAGCTGTCGTCGCGGATGGCCGGCCTGCGTAGTTCGGCCATCCGCGACCTGCTCACCCTCACCGCCCGCCCCGAGGTCATCAGCCTGGCGGGAGGACTGCCGGCCACGGAACTCGTTCCGCGTGAACGCATCACGCAGGCCGCGCAGCGGGCGCTCGCCGATCCGCGTTCGGTGCAGTACGGCGAGACGTCCGGATGGGCGCCGTTGCGGGAGGTCGTCGCCGCCCGCGAGAGCGAGAAGGTGGGGCGGCGGATCGACCCGGCCGAGGTCGTCGTCACCCACGGATCGCAGCAGGCGCTGAGCCTCCTCGCGCAGGTCCTGCTCGACCCGGGCGACACCGTCGTGGTGGAGGAACCCGGCTACACCGGCGCGCTGCAGGTGTTCCGGACCGCGCAGGCCACGCTGGTGCCCGTCGCTCTGGACGCGGACGGCATGGACACCGAGGCCCTCGAGCGGTCACTGCGAGAAGGGCTGCGGCCCAAGGTTGTCCACACGGTCAGCAACTTCCACAACCCGCGCGGCGTCGTGCTCTCCGCGTCGCGTCGGGCGCACCTCGCGGCCCTCGCGGACCGGTACGGATTCTGGATCATCGAGGACGATCCGTACGGCGAACTGTGGTTCGACGCCCCGGCCCCCGCGCCCGTTGCGGCGCACTCGGATCGGGTGTTGAGGTTGTCGAGCGGATCCAAGACGCTCGCCCCCGCGCTGCGCATCGGCTGGCTGCACGGCGACCGCCGGGTGTGCGAGGCCGTCGAACTCCTCAAGCAGGGCGCCGACCTGTGCGGGTCCTCGCTCACGCAGCAGATCGCGACCGAACTGCTCGACGACAGCCCGTGGCTGGCCGCGCACCTGACCACCGTCCGCGGTGCCTACGCGGCGCGGGCCGGCGCGCTGGTCGACGCGCTCGAAACCGCCTTCGGGGACCGTATCTCGCATGCCAACGTCCACGGCGGCATGTTCTGCTGGATCGAGTTCACCGACGGCATCGACGCGACCGCCCTGCTCGAGACCGCCGTCCGGCACGACGTCGCGTACGTGCCGGGCGGCGCGTTCGGGGTCGCCAGCACCCACCCGCATGCGGCGCGGCTGTGCTTCGCGACGTACGACGGGGCGGTGCTGGCCGAGGGGGTCGACCGTCTGCGGGCCGCCTACGACGTCTTCACCCGTCGTGCCGGATCGGGTGCGGCACGCCCCTAG
- the glpK gene encoding glycerol kinase GlpK — translation MTKYIAAIDQGTTSSRCMIFDHHGRVVGVAQKEHDQIFPKPGWVEHDPEQLWSNTREMVGSVLAKTDLTAQDIAAIGITNQRETTVVWDRETGKPVYNAIVWQDTRTDRLCTEIGGAEGPERFRAVTGLPLSTYFSGPKVRWILDNVDGARERAEAGELCFGTIDSWIIWNLTGGQHITDVTNASRTLLMNIETLEWDHDICAAIGVPVSMLPEIRSSSEVYGELALPGISAGVPIAGILGDQQAATFGQACLSEGEAKNTYGTGNFLLLNTGTTPVHSEHGLLTTVCYKLGDKPAVYALEGSVAVTGSLVQWLRDNLGIIQSAKDIEPLAKTVDDNGGAYFVPAFSGLFAPRWRPDARGVIAGLTRFVNKGHLARAALEATAYQTREVIEAMRADSGVELSSLKVDGGMVVNETLMQFQSDILDVPVTRPVVNETTALGAAYAAGLAVGFWKSENDIRDNWAEDKTWEPKMDESERERLYAGWNRAVERTYGWIDEDGTST, via the coding sequence GTGACCAAGTACATCGCCGCCATCGACCAGGGAACCACCTCGAGCCGATGCATGATCTTCGACCACCACGGTCGGGTCGTCGGCGTTGCACAGAAGGAACACGACCAGATCTTCCCGAAGCCGGGCTGGGTGGAGCACGATCCCGAACAGTTGTGGAGCAACACCCGCGAGATGGTCGGCAGCGTCCTCGCGAAGACGGACCTCACGGCGCAGGACATCGCCGCGATCGGCATCACGAATCAGCGCGAGACGACCGTCGTGTGGGACCGCGAAACCGGCAAGCCCGTCTACAACGCGATCGTGTGGCAGGACACCCGCACCGACCGCCTCTGCACCGAGATCGGCGGCGCCGAGGGACCCGAACGATTCCGGGCCGTCACCGGTCTGCCGCTGTCGACGTACTTCTCGGGCCCCAAGGTCCGGTGGATCCTCGACAACGTCGACGGCGCCCGGGAGCGGGCGGAGGCGGGCGAACTCTGCTTCGGGACCATCGACTCGTGGATCATCTGGAATCTCACCGGCGGCCAGCACATCACCGACGTCACCAACGCGTCGCGCACGCTGCTGATGAACATCGAGACGCTCGAGTGGGATCACGACATCTGCGCCGCGATCGGTGTCCCGGTGTCGATGCTGCCGGAGATCCGCAGCTCCTCCGAGGTCTACGGCGAACTGGCCCTGCCCGGGATCTCCGCCGGCGTTCCCATCGCCGGCATCCTCGGCGACCAGCAGGCCGCGACGTTCGGGCAGGCGTGCCTGTCGGAGGGCGAGGCCAAGAACACCTACGGCACCGGAAACTTCTTGTTGCTCAACACCGGAACGACGCCGGTCCACAGCGAACACGGACTGCTCACCACGGTCTGTTACAAGCTCGGCGACAAGCCCGCCGTGTACGCCCTCGAGGGTTCCGTCGCGGTCACCGGGTCCCTCGTGCAGTGGCTGCGCGACAACCTCGGAATCATCCAGTCGGCCAAGGACATCGAACCGCTCGCGAAGACGGTCGACGACAACGGCGGCGCATACTTCGTTCCGGCGTTCTCAGGGCTGTTCGCGCCGCGGTGGCGGCCCGACGCCCGCGGCGTGATCGCCGGCCTCACCCGATTCGTGAACAAGGGCCATCTCGCCCGGGCCGCCCTCGAGGCCACCGCCTACCAGACCCGCGAGGTCATCGAGGCGATGCGCGCCGATTCCGGCGTCGAACTGAGTTCCCTCAAGGTGGACGGCGGCATGGTCGTCAACGAGACGCTGATGCAGTTCCAGTCGGACATCCTCGACGTCCCCGTCACGCGCCCGGTGGTGAACGAGACCACCGCGCTCGGCGCCGCGTACGCGGCGGGCCTGGCCGTCGGTTTCTGGAAGAGCGAGAACGATATTCGCGACAACTGGGCCGAGGACAAGACCTGGGAGCCGAAGATGGACGAGTCCGAGCGCGAGCGCCTCTACGCGGGCTGGAACCGCGCCGTCGAGCGGACCTACGGCTGGATCGACGAGGACGGCACCTCGACGTAG
- a CDS encoding glycerol-3-phosphate dehydrogenase/oxidase has translation MDKQPGVQYLGPRQREQAWEQLGSEQFDVVVVGGGVVGAGAALDAATRGLKVALVEARDFASGTSSRSSKMFHGGLRYLEQLEFGLVAEALHERELSMSTLAPHLVKPLKFLFPLTHRVWERPYMAAGFLLYDRMGGAKSVPAQKHLTRAGALRMAPGLKRNALIGGIRYFDTVVDDARHTMTVARTAAHYGAVVRTSTQVVGFLREADRVSGVRVRDSETGATTEVKGHVVINSTGVWTDEIQSLSRQRGRFRVRASKGVHIVVPRDRIVSDSAIILRTEKSVLFVIPWGGHWIIGTTDTDWNLDLAHPAATKADIDYILGHVNNVLVTPLTHDDIDGVYAGLRPLLAGESDETSKLSREHAVARVAPGLVAIAGGKYTTYRVMGQDAVDLASEDIPARVAPSITEKVPLAGADGYFALVNQAVHLGQLHGLHPYRIKHLLDRYGSLIDEVLELADGSPELLDPITDAPDYLQVEAVYAAAAEGALHLEDILARRTRISIEYPHRGVDCAEQVAKLVAPILGWDAAMIDREVETYRARVEAEIMSQAQPDDASADALRAAAPEARAEILEPVQTPS, from the coding sequence TTGGACAAGCAGCCTGGTGTGCAGTACCTGGGCCCGCGACAGCGGGAGCAGGCTTGGGAGCAGTTGGGATCCGAGCAATTCGACGTAGTGGTGGTGGGTGGTGGCGTCGTCGGGGCGGGCGCCGCGCTCGATGCCGCGACCCGCGGGCTGAAGGTGGCGCTCGTCGAGGCCCGTGATTTCGCGTCCGGCACGTCGTCGCGGTCGTCGAAGATGTTCCACGGCGGCCTGCGCTATCTCGAACAGCTCGAGTTCGGTCTGGTCGCGGAGGCACTGCACGAGCGCGAGCTGTCGATGTCCACGCTCGCGCCGCACCTCGTCAAACCGTTGAAGTTCCTCTTCCCGCTGACTCACCGGGTGTGGGAGCGCCCGTACATGGCCGCGGGATTCCTCCTGTACGACCGGATGGGCGGCGCGAAGTCCGTTCCGGCACAGAAGCATCTGACCCGCGCGGGCGCGCTGCGGATGGCGCCCGGGCTCAAGCGCAATGCGTTGATCGGTGGAATCCGCTACTTCGACACCGTCGTCGACGACGCCCGCCACACGATGACCGTCGCGCGCACCGCGGCCCACTACGGCGCGGTCGTGCGCACGTCCACGCAGGTGGTGGGCTTCCTCCGGGAGGCCGACCGGGTGTCGGGTGTGCGCGTGCGGGATTCGGAGACCGGGGCGACGACGGAGGTCAAGGGTCACGTCGTCATCAATTCCACCGGTGTGTGGACCGACGAGATCCAGTCGCTGTCCCGCCAGCGCGGACGCTTCCGGGTACGGGCGTCCAAGGGTGTGCACATCGTGGTTCCGCGCGACCGGATCGTGAGCGACTCCGCGATCATCCTGCGCACCGAGAAGTCGGTGCTGTTCGTGATTCCCTGGGGTGGCCACTGGATCATCGGCACCACCGACACCGACTGGAACCTGGACCTCGCGCACCCGGCCGCGACCAAAGCCGACATCGACTACATCCTCGGTCACGTCAACAACGTGCTGGTCACTCCGCTCACCCACGACGACATCGACGGCGTGTACGCGGGTCTGCGTCCGCTGCTGGCGGGGGAGAGCGACGAGACGTCGAAGCTCTCGCGGGAGCATGCCGTCGCACGCGTCGCGCCGGGGCTCGTCGCGATCGCCGGCGGCAAGTACACCACCTACCGGGTGATGGGGCAGGACGCCGTCGACCTGGCGTCGGAGGACATTCCGGCCCGCGTCGCGCCGTCGATCACCGAGAAGGTGCCGCTGGCCGGCGCCGACGGGTACTTCGCGCTCGTCAACCAGGCGGTGCACCTGGGCCAGCTGCACGGGCTGCATCCCTATCGGATCAAGCACCTGCTCGACCGGTACGGCTCGCTGATCGACGAGGTGCTCGAACTCGCGGACGGGTCGCCGGAACTGCTCGACCCGATCACCGACGCGCCCGACTACCTCCAGGTGGAGGCCGTGTACGCGGCCGCGGCGGAGGGCGCGCTGCATCTCGAGGACATCCTCGCTCGGCGCACCCGCATCTCGATCGAGTACCCGCACCGCGGCGTCGACTGCGCCGAGCAGGTGGCCAAGCTCGTCGCGCCGATCCTCGGCTGGGATGCGGCCATGATCGACCGCGAGGTGGAGACGTATCGGGCGCGCGTCGAGGCCGAGATCATGTCGCAGGCGCAACCCGACGACGCGTCCGCCGATGCCCTGCGGGCCGCGGCACCGGAGGCGCGGGCGGAGATCCTGGAGCCGGTGCAGACACCCAGCTAG
- a CDS encoding SDR family NAD(P)-dependent oxidoreductase, which yields MKSLDGKVALVTGASGGIGARIAKALAAEGVDVVVSGRKADVLDRLAGDLRGRGVRAVALSADLGDLEQIEPLVDRAEAALGPIDLLVNNAGIENTGSFTRLTRDQLTAMVDINLTAPMLLTHAALPGMLRRGWGHVVFISSVAGKQGVAYNVPYSTTKAGLVLLAQSLRAEYASSPVGFSVVCPGFVAGDGMYQRMVDSGLKASRLLGTTTTDRVAAKVIGVIRKDKPEVLVNSVPLRGILALGQLAPRLVERVAPMFGADTLFRQAAADRGTLETAVDG from the coding sequence ATGAAGAGCCTGGATGGCAAGGTTGCGCTGGTGACCGGAGCATCGGGCGGAATCGGTGCCCGAATTGCGAAGGCGCTGGCGGCAGAAGGTGTTGACGTCGTGGTGTCCGGGCGCAAGGCGGACGTCTTGGATCGGCTTGCCGGCGACCTCCGCGGGAGGGGTGTGCGCGCCGTCGCGCTGTCCGCCGATCTCGGCGACCTCGAGCAGATCGAACCCCTTGTGGACCGCGCCGAGGCCGCACTCGGTCCGATCGATCTGCTCGTCAACAACGCAGGCATCGAGAACACGGGGTCGTTCACCCGGCTCACCCGGGACCAGTTGACCGCGATGGTCGACATCAACCTCACCGCGCCGATGCTGCTCACCCACGCGGCGCTGCCCGGAATGCTCCGCCGGGGGTGGGGGCACGTCGTGTTCATCAGTTCCGTTGCGGGAAAACAAGGCGTCGCGTACAACGTTCCGTACAGCACGACCAAAGCCGGCCTAGTGCTCTTGGCCCAGTCGCTGCGCGCGGAGTACGCGAGTTCCCCCGTCGGCTTCTCGGTCGTCTGTCCCGGGTTCGTGGCCGGCGACGGGATGTATCAGCGGATGGTCGACTCCGGGTTGAAGGCTTCCCGGCTACTCGGCACGACGACGACCGATCGTGTGGCCGCCAAGGTGATCGGCGTGATCAGGAAGGACAAACCCGAGGTTCTCGTGAACAGCGTGCCGCTGCGCGGGATCCTGGCGTTGGGTCAACTCGCTCCGCGGCTCGTCGAACGCGTCGCTCCGATGTTCGGCGCCGACACACTCTTTCGGCAGGCCGCCGCTGACCGCGGCACGCTGGAAACCGCGGTGGACGGCTGA
- a CDS encoding oxygenase MpaB family protein — MLRGRRPLVAHTDTPAPIPLGPDSLTWRYFGDWRGMLQGLWAGSMQNMHPGLGAGVEQHSRFFEERWERLFRSLYPIGGVVFDGERARQTAEEVRDYHRTIKGVDAKGRRYHALDPETFYWAHATFFMGTILTAEHFVGGVTEEQKRQLFTEHIQWYRLYGMSMRPVPQTWEDFQRYWDHMCRNVLEDNKATRDVLDLSGIGRPPFLMWLPEPLWRIVRIPVSKGFVWLTVGLYDPPVRDLLGYRWGPVDAWAHRRVGRLVNAAFTLVPERRRKHPRARGGLDRVSGRVPVDAPLVHTPARNLPPLAHRGDPSHYVPPLN, encoded by the coding sequence ATCCTTCGCGGAAGGCGGCCGCTCGTGGCACATACCGATACCCCGGCACCGATACCCCTCGGTCCGGACTCGCTCACCTGGCGCTACTTCGGCGACTGGCGCGGCATGCTGCAGGGGCTGTGGGCCGGGTCGATGCAGAACATGCACCCGGGCCTGGGCGCGGGCGTCGAGCAGCATTCCCGGTTCTTCGAGGAGCGGTGGGAGCGCCTCTTCCGCTCGCTCTACCCGATCGGCGGTGTCGTCTTCGATGGCGAGCGGGCCCGGCAGACGGCCGAGGAGGTCCGCGACTACCACCGCACCATCAAGGGCGTCGACGCGAAGGGACGTCGCTACCACGCGCTCGACCCGGAGACCTTCTACTGGGCGCACGCCACGTTCTTCATGGGCACGATCCTCACCGCCGAGCACTTCGTGGGCGGCGTCACCGAGGAGCAGAAGCGGCAACTGTTCACCGAGCACATCCAGTGGTACCGGCTGTACGGGATGAGCATGCGCCCGGTGCCGCAGACCTGGGAGGACTTCCAGCGATACTGGGATCACATGTGCCGCAACGTCCTGGAGGACAACAAGGCCACCCGTGACGTGCTCGACCTGTCCGGCATCGGCCGGCCCCCGTTCCTGATGTGGCTGCCCGAACCGCTCTGGCGCATCGTGCGCATCCCGGTGTCCAAGGGATTCGTGTGGCTGACGGTCGGCCTGTACGACCCGCCCGTGCGCGATCTGCTGGGCTACCGGTGGGGTCCGGTCGACGCGTGGGCGCATCGCCGGGTGGGCCGGTTGGTGAACGCGGCCTTCACGCTCGTCCCCGAACGGCGTCGCAAGCATCCTCGTGCCCGCGGCGGGCTCGATCGGGTCAGCGGCCGCGTGCCCGTCGACGCACCGTTGGTGCACACGCCGGCGCGAAATCTGCCGCCACTCGCTCATCGCGGTGACCCGAGCCACTACGTTCCGCCTCTGAACTGA
- a CDS encoding TetR/AcrR family transcriptional regulator, translated as MGTQRRTWAGTGIEQRRAARRDALLAAGVDLLGAEGGAAVGVRAVCRAAELTERYFYESFTDRDEFVRAVYDEVGRRAHEALVAAVGSARSPRDRASAAVSAFVELMVDDPARGRVLLLAPLAEPALGGQGLELAPAFVLLVHEQLSEIADPAERQMTAVGLVGALTSLFIGYLDGTIVTSPASFVAHCVDLVEGAARRQADTMRAGRPPQPSDSSQAAAANSLDSDPGRPTS; from the coding sequence TTGGGGACGCAGCGGCGCACGTGGGCGGGCACGGGCATCGAGCAACGTCGTGCCGCGCGCCGCGACGCGTTGCTGGCCGCGGGCGTGGACCTCCTCGGGGCCGAAGGGGGCGCGGCCGTCGGCGTCCGGGCCGTGTGCCGCGCGGCCGAGCTCACCGAGCGGTACTTCTACGAGAGTTTCACCGACCGTGACGAATTCGTGCGCGCGGTGTACGACGAGGTCGGCCGACGGGCCCACGAGGCCCTCGTGGCGGCGGTCGGGTCGGCGCGGTCGCCGCGTGACCGGGCGTCGGCCGCGGTGTCCGCGTTCGTGGAGTTGATGGTCGACGACCCCGCCCGCGGCCGAGTGCTGCTGTTGGCGCCGCTGGCCGAGCCGGCGTTGGGCGGGCAGGGGCTCGAGCTGGCCCCGGCGTTCGTGCTGCTGGTCCACGAGCAGCTGTCGGAGATCGCCGATCCGGCCGAGCGGCAGATGACCGCAGTCGGCCTGGTCGGCGCGCTGACGAGCCTGTTCATCGGCTACCTCGACGGCACGATCGTCACCTCCCCAGCGAGCTTCGTCGCGCATTGTGTCGACCTGGTCGAGGGCGCCGCTCGACGGCAGGCCGACACGATGCGCGCCGGTCGGCCGCCTCAGCCCAGCGATTCGAGCCAGGCGGCGGCCGCCAACAGCCTCGATTCCGACCCGGGCCGCCCCACGAGCTGA